Part of the Maridesulfovibrio sp. genome, AAATTCGATATAGCATATTCCTTTGATATGTTTGAACACCTGCCCTACGAGCTGCAGGGAGACCATCTCAAAGCCATGCATGAAATGCTGGAAAAAGGCGGCATCTTCTACATCCGCGCTCCGCACCTTTACAACGTCCGCCAACATATCCCGGAACACATCGGCCTGCCCACATACCGCAGCATTTCCGAACTCGGCACCAAAGCCGGATTCAAGGTTCAGCCTTTCTTTGGACATACAAGCTGCACAGCTCCCATGCCCCTCTATCTGGCCATTGAAAAAGCCATTGAAAAAATCAGCACTCCGGAAACAAGATACCAGATGCTGAAAAAAGTGGGCATGGCCAACGTAGTTGTAAAGCTCTCCAAATAATAGCTCCGAAATTTTAATTTCATTTAAATAAAAAGGGTATCAATTTATTAATTGATACCCTTCTTTTATATTATTTTACCGGAACAACTTTCTCTACTTAGAACCTGTCGAACCCATCATCCTTAGACCAAGAGCTACCGGCGGGAAGCATGGGAGCAGGCCCACCGCTTACCTTAAAGAAAGACATGGCCTGCTGCAAAAGCTGCCCCTGACGGGACAACTCTTCTGAAGTGGAAGCCATTTCTTCAGATGCTGAAGCATTCTGCTGAATAACAGTATCAAGCTGTTGTATAGCCTTATTAATCTGAATTACACCACTATTCTGCTCGTTACTGGCTGCTGCAATTTCCTGTACCAACTCAGCTGTCCTGCTGATACTGGGCACTAATTCCTGAAGCATCGTTCCAGCCTTTTCCGCCACAACAACAGAAGATGAAGAGAGTTCACTGATTTCAGCAGCAGCTATACCACTACGCTCGGCAAGCTTGCGGACTTCGGCGGCAACAACTGCAAATCCCTTACCGTGATCCCCTGCCCTTGCTGCTTCAATGGCTGCGTTAAGCGCCAGCAAATTAGTTTGACGGGCAATCTCTTCAATAATCATTATCTTCTCAGCGATGCTCTTCATAGCCTGCACTGCTTCACCTACAGCTTCAGCACTCTGGGAAGCCTGAGCCTGAGATTTCTCTGCAACCCCCTCGGTCTGGACAGCATTCTCAGCATTCTGCTTAATGTTGGCTGCCATCTCTTCCATGGATGATGAAACTTCTTCAATAGATGCAGCCTGCTCTGTGGCACCCTGTGAAAGACTTTCTGCTGAAGCGGAAAGCTCCTCACTACCGCTGCCACACTGTCGGAGGCACTATTTACCTCACCGACAACATTACGCAACCTATGTACCATGTTGCGCATTCCATCCGCGAGTTTGCCGAGTTCATCATTACGCTCAAGGTCCACGTCGGCAGAAAGATCGCCTACGCTTACAGCAGCTACGAAATCCAAGCCCTTATTCAGGGGTACTAAAATTCCCTTGGCGATAATCCAAGCCATAAGAATACCGATAACCACCGCAACAAGGCTGACAATAATTATGATCTGTCTGGTTGAGGCTGCGGCA contains:
- a CDS encoding class I SAM-dependent methyltransferase, whose product is MLDMNNEEKHIANYLKGKYPNKVRSLFNAILNNEKTRTVEVGCGFGSSAVFFALKGKEVTATDLSETNVSQTQILSDRHNAGVRCLPLDATKPLNEKFDIAYSFDMFEHLPYELQGDHLKAMHEMLEKGGIFYIRAPHLYNVRQHIPEHIGLPTYRSISELGTKAGFKVQPFFGHTSCTAPMPLYLAIEKAIEKISTPETRYQMLKKVGMANVVVKLSK